The Acanthopagrus latus isolate v.2019 chromosome 6, fAcaLat1.1, whole genome shotgun sequence genome includes a region encoding these proteins:
- the pdhb gene encoding pyruvate dehydrogenase E1 component subunit beta, mitochondrial gives MAASLRCFLRTGKNAVSALQRREFHRSLPAAVQMTVRDALNQAMDEELERDERVFLLGEEVAQYDGAYKVSRGLWKKYGDKRIIDTPITEMGFAGIAVGAAMAGLRPICEFMTFNFSMQAIDQVINSAAKTYYMSAGLQSVPIVFRGPNGASAGVAAQHSQCFAAWYGHCPGLKVLSPWNSEDAKGLLKSAIRDDNPVVFLENELMYGVPFEMSEESQSKDFTIPIGKAKVERQGTHVTMVTHSRYVSHCLDAAAVLAKEGIECEVINLRTIRPLDVECIETSVMKTNHLVTVEGGWPQFGVGAEICARVMEGPAFNYLDAPATRVTGVDIPMPYAKILEDNSLPQIKDIIFSVKKTLNV, from the exons ATGGCTGCGTCCCTGAGGTGCTTTCTCCGCACAGGAAAG AATGCCGTGTCGGCTCTGCAGCGGCGGGAATTTCACAGGAGTCTTCCGGCCGCTGTGCAG atgacAGTCCGTGATGCCCTGAACCAAGCGATGgatgaggagctggagagggacGAGCGTGTGTTCCTGCTGGGTGAGGAGGTGGCCCAGTACGACGGCGCCTACAAG gttagCAGGGGTCTGTGGAAGAAGTATGGAGACAAACGCATCATCGACACCCCGATCACAGAG ATGGGTTTTGCTGGAATCGCTGTCGGAGCCGCCATG GCCGGCCTGAGGCCCATCTGTGAGTTCATGACCTTCAACTTCTCCATGCAAGCCATCGACCAGGTCATCAACTCTGCGGCAAAGACCTACTACATGTCCGCCGGTCTTCAGTCGGTGCCCATCGTCTTCAGAGGACCCAATGGAGCATCAGCAGGCGTCGCTGCACAGCACTCGCAGTGCTTTGCTGCATG GTACGGTCACTGTCCAGGTCTGAAGGTTCTGAGTCCCTGGAACTCAGAAGATGCCAAAGGTCTCCTGAAGTCAGCCATCAGAGACGACAACCCCG tggtGTTCCTGGAGAACGAGCTGATGTACGGTGTTCCCTTCGAGATGTCAGAGGAGTCACAGTCCAAAGATTTTACCATTCCCATCGGCAAGGCCAAGGTTGAGAGACAAG gGACTCATGTCACTATGGTCACTCACTCTCGGTATGTCAGTCACTGCCTGGATGCCGCTGCTGTCCTCGCCAAGGAAGGAATCGAGTGTGAG gtGATCAACCTGCGGACAATCCGTCCTCTGGATGTCGAGTGTATTGAGACCAGTGTGATGAAGACCAACCACCTGGTGACGGTGGAGGGCGGCTGGCCTCAGTTTGGGGTCGGAGCTGAAATCTGTGCCAGGGTCATGGAAG gtccCGCTTTCAACTACCTGGACGCTCCGGCCACCAGGGTGACGGGCGTCGACATCCCCATGCCGTATGCCAAAATCCTGGAGGACAACAGCCTGCCGCAGATCAAAGACATCATCTTCTCTGTCAAAAAGACCCTTAacgtctga
- the LOC119020656 gene encoding uncharacterized protein LOC119020656 gives MASENTETNAGNDEETSPPSETNEHDYAHSAANTFTSTDTSSLSGAPAADGGVPARGNFAAAVGAEQSGSGQPTTSAELPEPAVGAEVDCPGGNDVESSSLPQTEGDSQKTAASEVADASVSSGATRGGRRRSTRPEDRNCCCCKCEFERQGRSFNRRAVFTFTTPETVHWAFPGATVTDKSFLCEICAQVIRSKCKRKHSGKRTLWLKPPSEVRDKRKKGRRMGKKSKAALLVSKSCYKAAFKMLWSAKGARKPMMEFWIKQLKDEMKALTRQTDSPFHQKVSGRRPLSSFPWRRCLNWFQDKAPLVTTCVTSLFPDISHLSKSSHQMSEEQAQTLLERRVVVALSVPLFTRNIWKNNYLQAALGAELRLQGCSGSALDALNTMGLCQNKDTVRLLLQRLRTSKKNATQNGQQRMKMKQEVKGEHMTDMDDEEEEDEEDENEEEAEEEMDLEMDEEEEDEEEEEEEEDEDDEEEEEEELEMAGEEEIEDTVQQEEGETPPKN, from the exons ATGGCGAGTGAAAACACCGAGACAAACGCGGGGAACGACGAGGAAACCAGTCCTCCGTCTGAGACAAACGAGCACGACTATGCACACTCCGCAGCCAACACCTTTACCTCCACGGATACGTCCTCCCTCTCCGGGGCACCGGCGGCCGACGGTGGAGTTCCCGCGCGGGGAAACTTTGCTGCAGCTGTTGGAGCCGAGCAGAGCGGGTCAGGTCAGCCCACCACATCTGCAGAGCTTCCAGAACCGGCCGTGGGTGCGGAGGTGGACTGTCCTGGTGGGAATGACGTGGAATCATCCTCTCTGCCGCAGACCGAAGGAGACTCCCAGAAGACAGCAGCCTCTGAAGTCGCTGATGCTTCCGTCTCCTCCGGAGCGACCCGAGGCGGCCGCCGGCGTTCCACGCGACCGGAGGAcagaaactgctgctgctgcaagtgCGAGTTCGAGCGGCAGGGCCGCAGCTTCAACCGGAGGGCCGTGTTCACCTTCACCACCCCAGAGACTGTACACTGGGCCTTCCCGGGGGCCACAGTGACCGACAAGTCCTTCCTGTGCGAGATCTGTGCGCAGGTCATCAGGAGCAAGTGCAAGCGTAAACATAGCGGGAAGAGAACCTTGTGGCTGAAACCaccg TCAGAGGTTAGagacaaaaggaagaaaggTCGCAGGATGGGGAAGAAGAGCAAAGCGGCGCTGCTGGTGAGCAAGTCCTGCTACAAGGCAGCTTTCAAAATGCTCTGGTCTGCCAAAGGTGCCCGGAAGCCCATGATGGAGTTCTGGATCAAACAGTTGAAAGATGAG ATGAAGGCGCTGACGCGGCAGACGGACAGTCCGTTCCATCAGAAAGTGTCGGGCAGGAGGCCACTGTCGTCCTTCCCCTGGCGTCGCTGTCTGAACTGGTTCCAGGACAAAGCTCCACTCGTCACCACCTGCGTCACCTCCCTGTTCCCAGACATCAGCCACCTCTCGAAGAGCAGCCA CCAGATGTCAGAGGAGCAGGCCCAGACGCTGCTGGAGCGCCGTGTTGTGGTGGCGCTCTCCGTCCCGCTCTTCACCAGGAACATCTGGAAGAACAACTACCTGCAGGCTGCTCTAGGGGCAGAGCTACGGCTGCAGGGCTGCTCCGGCTCTGCCCTGGATGCCCTCAACACCATGGGACTGTGTCAGAACAAGGACACCGTCAGGTTACTGCTGCAAAGGCTCCGAACCAGCAAGAAGAAT GCCACACAAAACGGACagcagaggatgaagatgaaacaAGAGGTGAAAGGAGAACACATGACAGACATGgacgatgaggaagaggaggacgaggaggatgagaaTGAAGAAGAAGCGGAAGAGGAGATGGACTTGGAaatggatgaggaggaggaagacgaggaggaggaggaagaagaagaagacgaggatgatgaagaggaagaagaggaggaattGGAGAtggcaggagaggaagaaatagAGGACACAGTGCaacaagaggagggagag ACTCCGCCCAAGAACTAA
- the kctd6a gene encoding BTB/POZ domain-containing protein KCTD6a → MENGDLGHMMGEPVTLNVGGCVYSTSMSTLQRYPDSMLGAMFRGELPTVRDARGNYFIDRDGPLFRYILNFLRTSELTLPCDFKETELLRKEADFYQIEPLIQCLGDPKPLLPYPTDNYEEVVELSSTRKLSKYSNPVAVIITQLTITTKVHAVLQSISGSFTKWNKHMMDTRDYQVSFTFGPCDHQQEVSLRVHLLDFISKAGFTIRNTRVHHMSERANENTVEHHWTFCRRAWKVND, encoded by the exons ATGGAGAATGGAGACCTGGgtcacatg ATGGGGGAGCCAGTGACTCTGAACGTGGGCGGCTGTGTGTACAGCACGTCTATGTCCACGCTGCAGCGCTACCCAGACTCCATGCTGGGAGCCATGTTCAGAGGAGAACTCCCCACTGTCAGGGACGCACGCGGAAACTACTTCATCGACCGCGACGGACCACTGTTTCG CTACATCCTCAACTTCCTGCGGACGTCAGAGCTGACGCTGCCTTGCGACTTCAAGGAGACTGAGCTGCTCAGGAAGGAGGCTGACTTCTATCAGATTGAGCCCCTGATCCAGTGCCTGGGAGACCCCAAACCCTTGCTGCCCTACCCAACGGACAACTacgaggaggtggtggagctgTCCAGCACCAGGAAGCTGTCAAAGTACTCTAACCCAGTTGCAGTTATCATAACACAGCTCACCATCACCACCAAG gtccATGCAGTTTTGCAGTCCATCTCAGGCAGTTTtacaaagtggaacaaacacaTGATGGACACCAGAGACTACCAGGTGTCCTTCACCTTTGGACCGTGTGACCACCAGCAGGAAGTCAGCCTGCGTGTTCACCTGCTCGATTTCATTTCCAAAGCT GGTTTTACAATACGCAACACGCGCGTTCACCACATGAGCGAACGAGCCAATGAGAACACAGTGGAACATCACTGGACTTTCTGCCGTCGAGCTTGGAAAGTCAATGACTAG
- the si:dkeyp-87e7.4 gene encoding uncharacterized protein si:dkeyp-87e7.4, with product MADAARGPVIGRPLAFANEERRAVHSWSRISSAGHNVLLDALKILSPMSHDLSSCEDLVNFLQDLSEEGHKPTVLRSKDVYNYRSCTTQPMTEDMLRPPNRNVRPTAKRRGKKPLTKKREVHPSWNTSEKSSPRIQGVRPPELMDHHALICSRTPGRTVEMSQVLQLRPCLKLTSIKGLSGYHTARLQIQTSWDSSSEAPSVAISQQQHPPMLSGIPLQPSQNGGGAPTKAVALFSQKSLSCPLRLDGALIGDSAPVFYANGRAFPETHTELTSNGWRGNGLHRDGRGPKELTRQRNGWKDKNSLRSKVIKVDDSRSVAEARRKAQKILQVNLSPVIEIQPLNHVLRDFRYQNK from the coding sequence atggcTGACGCGGCACGAGGTCCCGTGATTGGCCGCCCATTGGCATTTGCCAATGAAGAGCGGAGGGCGGTTCACTCCTGGTCCCGGATCTCGTCAGCGGGGCACAACGTCCTCCTGGATGCTCTGAAGATCCTCAGCCCGATGTCCCACGACCTGTCGAGCTGCGAGGACCTGGTCAACTTCCTGCAGGACCTGAGCGAAGAGGGACACAAGCCCACTGTGCTGCGCAGCAAGGATGTTTACAACTACCGATCCTGCACCACCCAACCCATGACTGAAGACATGCTGAGGCCACCCAACAGGAATGTCAGACCCACTGCcaagaggagggggaagaagcCCCTGACTAAGAAGAGGGAGGTGCACCCGTCCTGGAACACCTCTGAGAAGAGCAGTCCAAGGATTCAAGGCGTCCGCCCTCCGGAGCTAATGGACCATCACGCCCTCATCTGCAGCAGGACACCTGGTCGAACTGTAGAGATGTCACAGGTGCTGCAGTTGCGGCCGTGCCTCAAACTGACCAGCATTAAAGGCCTGTCTGGCTACCACACTGCCAGACTCCAGATCCAAACTTCCTGGGACTCGTCCTCGGAGGCGCCCTCTGTTGCCATTTCACAGCAACAGCACCCTCCAATGCTTTCAGGAATACCTTTGCAGCCTTCTCAGAACGGTGGTGGGGCGCCCACCAAAGCTGTTGCCTTGTTCAGCCAGAAGAGCCTGTCTTGTCCCCTCCGATTGGACGGTGCCCTAATCGGAGATTCTGCTCCAGTCTTTTATGCTAACGGCAGGGCGTTCCCAGAGACTCACACAGAGCTGACCAGTAACGGTTGGAGGGGCAACGGCCTCCACCGGGACGGTCGGGGCCCCAAGGAACTGACACGGCAGAGAAATGGCTGGAAGGACAAGAACAGTTTGAGATCGAAAGTGATCAAGGTGGATGACTCTCGCTCGGTGGCTGAGGCCCGCAGAAAAGCTCAGAAGATCCTCCAGGTTAACCTGTCCCCAGTGATTGAAATCCAACCTCTCAACCATGTGCTGAGAGACTTCAGATACCAGAATAAGTGA